Proteins found in one Neodiprion lecontei isolate iyNeoLeco1 chromosome 6, iyNeoLeco1.1, whole genome shotgun sequence genomic segment:
- the LOC107217960 gene encoding uncharacterized protein LOC107217960 has protein sequence MTEISLHRLLHSHNSVIVKMQIPEFSHARVLLLTVILNFVFSFLSAGATTELSDIGKTLASIRRAAKIVVGSTDKAENSSRCARDIKLLWESFAAGEKWALQMLDASSKIQPGILKGNVHDLGMYDECVEVGVRYNPSNITGQHCMISLLVSPEFFSDPSVMLLMERLSPLGQSAENSVSFSSSICLPSSCDEEDVLRIVRRISDRTPEFSRSGTRIAKVICSRSTENDLTLPEILTIFFVTVLVIFLIFCTICDHLGGIGNHGSCEVVKILSKFSLQKSTLDLLNSKTTPGTMSAVHGLRVLSTCWVVLVHRCFITAISPVANLADFLAKEDAYFQWQSRWYALFVFMISFTVDVSFVVSGFLTSHQLLKSNGSSGKKFNLPKTCFHRYIRLTPCIAVLILLTAFCLRHVGSGPVWKHLIGIMVDSCRENWWTNLFYLQNVINPQNMCLPHTWHLAADMQLFWISRVILTASYYWSKHIRRILSFSLFVSVIVPPVLFAINGHTSAFLKVRNNTSVPEFRENFVNVYMSTVHRSSAYLVGVVLGYVIATTKLRLSKLQVAILWTVACSLMSLCAIATWHLYSDSYVYDVVFESAYAAFARPAWAIAVAWIIYACTQGYGGPIAETLSWPGFLPLSRLSYCVYLVHLVIQVSTAAVTRTSVVFLKFQIFHLFWGDLAISIGMAFLFNIFIEAPVMVLEKSFKGFHWSWDTSRLNFVKMIGKTYARGKSVKFECTTKIVQFAQSAAKAGLWIINRSVIDNSRCSVFHIFALLSLCAFWTYCSLESDQFNLSSKMFLIHCGHATVLLFALLQSLASAVSVNDAENTKAVLQQAFDDLQSPLRDEIISAVRSSDSTCEEELAAWNQAIQSGQLWALQMLDAASKIQSGILNGNIRDLGMYGECIGANGQYNNVTVQGKHCMIALGLASNTSTDTSDTSDTSTGITTSSICVPSSCNETDVVELINSVLNNTTIISDLGLTVNTASCTPLEYGDFTVEEILTITFFSTIGAFVVGCTICDFVRRREYAEESTLMNTLAKFSLYTNALNIFKMKVTPQTLPAIHGIRFLSTCWVVFGHRYVTSLLRPMVNLLDIPEWLNSWTSLYILLGPFAVDTFFVVSGFLMSHLHFKATQAGKNINLPMMYLHRYLRLTPCVAAIVLFTAVLLHRTANGPVWNTMTFIVQPCRDNWWVNLLYVQNFVRKEEMCLPHTWYLAVDMQLFWITPLIFYPLQRWPKIGLGILGSFLVASVVTPGVVLGVNGYSNALINFDLGLGSLDAFYKFYIPTYNRACAYFVGIILGYSTINRKRLFTPVSASIAWAVAAVLLIFCAGATHHSYNSNYAYNLAVEIFYALVLRPCWSIAIAWMIYACTHGYGGPITRFLSLPFFLPLSRLSYCIYLVHFVIQLAKNSASQVPTLFSNFDLFNEYISDLLLAIPIAFVFSLFIESPVIALEKILTSRGGKPESLGKLKTDNEKKTGIRNDGMDEC, from the exons ATGACTGAGATATCGTTGCACCGGCTCCTGCATTCTCATAACTCGGTCATTGTTAAAATGCAGATCCCGGAATTTAGTCACGCGAGAGTTCTGCTATTAACTGTGATCCTGAACTTCGTTTTCTCCTTTCTCAGTGCGGGGGCAACGACGGAGCTTTCGGATATTGGCAAGACATTAGCGAGCATCCGTAGAGCGGCAAAAATTGTCGTAGGAAGTACGGATAAAGCAGAAAATTCGTCTCGTTGCGCGAGAGACATCAAATTACTTTGGGAAAGTTTTGCCGCTGGAGAAAAATGGGCTCTGCAAA TGCTGGACGCATCGTCCAAAATTCAACCTGGTATCCTGAAAGGAAATGTCCACGATTTGGGAATGTACGACGAATGCGTGGAGGTTGGTGTCCGGTACAATCCTTCGAACATCACAGGCCAACACTGTATGATCTCGTTGTTGGTCTCCCCCGAGTTCTTTAGCGATCCTTCAGTAATGTTGTTAATGGAGAGGTTATCTCCACTGGGTCAGAGTGCCGAAAATTCCGTGAGTTTCAGCTCGTCTATTTGTTTGCCTTCGTCCTGTGACGAGGAAGATGTCTTGAGGATCGTCCGACGAATCAGCGATCGAACACCAGAATTTTCAAGGTCAGGAACAAGGATTGCCAAGGTAATATGTTCGCGATCAACCGAGAATGACTTGACTCTGCCGGAAATTCTGACTAT ATTCTTCGTCACCGTGCTTGTGATTTTCCTGATATTTTGCACCATCTGCGATCATCTGGGGGGAATCGGGAACCATGGTTCGTGTGAAGTGGTAAAGATACTATCAAAATTTTCGCTCCAAAAAAGTACGCTGGATTTGTTGAATTCAAAAACTACACCGGGCACAATGTCGGCTGTTCACGGACTGCGAGTATTAAGCACGTGTTGGGTTGTCCTTGTTCACCGGTGCTTTATCACTGCGATTAGTCCTGTTGCAAACCTGGCTGACTTCTTGGCA AAAGAAGATGCTTATTTCCAGTGGCAGAGTAGATGGTACGCATTGTTCGTTTTCATGATATCTTTTACGGTTGATGTCTCTTTCGTTGTCAGTGGCTTTCTGACGAGTCACCAGCTTCTGAAATCCAACGGTTCATCAGGGAAGAAGTTCAACTTACCCAAGACCTGTTTTCATCGATACATTAG ATTAACACCATGCATCGCGGTTTTGATTCTGTTAACCGCATTCTGTCTTCGTCACGTCGGATCTGGCCCAGTGTGGAAACACTTGATTGGCATCATGGTAGACAGTTGCCGAGAGAATTGGTGGACCAATCTTTTTTACTTGCAGAATGTTATAAATCCACAGAACATG TGTTTACCACACACTTGGCATTTGGCCGCTGACATGCAACTATTTTGGATATCTCGAGTCATCCTGACCGCTTCGTATTACTGGTCAAAACACATCCGCAGAATTCTCAGCTTCTCTCTTTTTGTATCGGTAATTGTGCCACCGGTTCTCTTTGCCATCAACGGTCACACAAGCGCATTCTTGAAAGTCAGAAATAACACGAG CGTACCGGAGTTCCGGGAAAACTTCGTCAACGTTTACATGTCCACCGTTCATCGATCATCCGCTTATCTGGTGGGCGTTGTTCTCGGATACGTAATTGCAACGACGAAGCTTCGTCTATCCAAG CTCCAGGTAGCAATCCTCTGGACCGTGGCATGCTCTCTCATGTCACTGTGTGCCATTGCCACTTGGCACCTTTACAGCGATTCCTATGTCTACGACGTGGTCTTCGAATCAGCGTATGCAGCCTTTGCTCGACCTGCATGGGCAATCGCAGTGGCGTGGATAATTTACGCATGCACTCAGGGCTACGGGG GTCCCATCGCGGAGACGCTTTCATGGCCAGGTTTTCTGCCTCTGAGTCGACTCTCGTATTGCGTTTATTTGGTCCATCTTGTGATACAGGTTTCGACTGCAGCTGTGACCCGGACTTCGGTAGTgtttttgaagtttcaaatc TTCcatttgttttggggtgatcTGGCGATCTCAATTGGAATGGCCTTtctgttcaatattttcattgaagCCCCGGTGATGGTTCtcgaaaaaagtttcaaaggTTTTCACTGGAGTTGGGACACGTCACGGCTGAACTTTGTGAAAATGATTGGCAAGACATATGCAAGAGGGAAATCtgtgaaatttgaatg CACAACGAAGATTGTGCAGTTTGCACAGTCAGCCGCTAAGGCTGGCCTCTGGATCATCAATAGGAG TGTGATAGATAATAGTCGTTGTTCGGTATTTCATATATTTGCTCTGTTATCGCTGTGTGCATTCTGGACGTATTGTTCACTCGAATCAGACCAATTCAATCTCAGtagcaaaatgtttttaatcCATTGCGGGCATGCGACAGTTTTACTGTTCGCTTTGTTGCAAAGTTTAGCTTCCGCGGTATCGGTGAATGATGCGGAGAACACTAAAGCAGTGCTCCAACAGGCCTTCGACGACTTGCAATCTCCGTTGAGGGATGAAATCATTTCTGCAGTAAGATCGTCCGATTCTACTTGCGAGGAGGAGCTCGCAGCATGGAATCAGGCAATTCAATCCGGTCAGCTGTGGGCGCTGCAAA TGTTGGATGCGGCTTCGAAAATTCAGTCGGGAATCCTGAACGGTAACATACGTGACCTCGGGATGTACGGCGAGTGCATCGGGGCCAATGGTCAGTACAATAACGTCACTGTTCAGGGAAAGCATTGCATGATTGCACTTGGTTTGGCGTCCAATACATCCACCGATACCAGCGACACCAGCGATACGTCGACGGGGATCACGACTTCGTCAATTTGCGTGCCATCGTCTTGCAATGAGACCGATGTTGTGGAGCTTATAAATAGCGTTCTTAATAACACCACGATCATCAGCGACTTAGGACTTACAGTCAATACAGCGAGCTGTACGCCCTTAGAATATGGAGATTTCACCGTCGAAGAAATTTTGACAAT AACATTCTTTTCGACGATTGGAGCGTTCGTCGTGGGGTGCACCATTTGCGATTTCGTGCGAAGACGCGAATATGCTGAAGAGTCTACTTTAATGAACACTCTGGCGAAATTTTCTCTGTACACCAACGCGctcaacatttttaaaatgaaaGTCACTCCTCAAACTCTGCCAGCTATACATGGCATTCGATTCTTGAGCACATGTTGGGTCGTGTTCGGTCATCGTTACGTCACGTCATTGTTGAGGCCGATGGTTAACCTCTTGGATATTCCGGAA TGGTTGAATTCGTGGACTTCTCTTTACATCTTATTGGGACCGTTTGCCGTCGACACTTTCTTCGTGGTCAGTGGATTTTTAATGAGTCATCTGCACTTCAAGGCGACACAAGCTGGAAAGAATATCAATTTGCCGATGATGTACCTTCACCGTTACCTTAG ATTAACGCCATGCGTCGCCGCGATCGTGTTATTCACTGCTGTTCTGCTCCATCGGACTGCAAACGGTCCCGTATGGAACACGATGACCTTCATCGTACAACCTTGTCGTGACAATTGGTGGGTCAATTTATTGTACGTACAGAACTTCGTACGCAAGGAAGAAATG TGCTTGCCTCACACCTGGTACTTGGCTGTTGACATGCAACTCTTCTGGATAACTCCACTAATCTTCTATCCTTTGCAACGCTGGCCAAAAATTGGACTTGGTATTCTCGGAAGCTTTCTTGTGGCCTCTGTGGTTACGCCAGGTGTCGTTCTTGGTGTAAACGGCTACTCCAACGCACTCATCAATTTCGACCTGGG ACTAGGATCGCTGGACGCCTTCTACAAGTTTTACATACCCACTTACAATCGAGCCTGTGCCTACTTCGTCGGAATCATATTGGGTTACTCCACGATAAATCGGAAAAGGCTGTTCACTCCG GTAAGCGCATCAATCGCCTGGGCTGTCGCCGCTGTGCTTCTGATATTTTGCGCCGGTGCTACTCATCATTCCTACAACAGTAATTATGCGTATAATCTGgcggtggaaattttttacgccTTAGTATTGCGTCCATGCTGGTCCATCGCCATAGCTTGGATGATTTACGCGTGTACTCACGGCTACGGAG gtcCCATCACTCGCTTTTTATCGCTACCATTCTTCCTGCCTCTGAGTCGATTGTCATATTGCATATATCTGGTGCATTTTGTGATTCAATTGGCGAAAAATTCAGCTTCGCAAGTTCCTaccttattttcaaattttgacttg TTTAACGAGTACATAAGTGATCTGCTGCTGGCCATCCCGATAGCATTTGTCTTCAGTTTATTTATCGAATCTCCAGTTATAGCATTAGAGAAAATTCTCACAAGTCGTGGTGGGAAACCAGAATCTTTgggaaagttgaaaactgACAACGAAAAAAAGACTGGGATTCGTAACGATGGGATGGATGAATGCTGA
- the LOC107217961 gene encoding nose resistant to fluoxetine protein 6 — protein sequence MLSFRAGCAAVLLFACTQSLASASLKDDGNNTMDIMEFIEQFGTPLKTRWMAMIPSIVNSSDTSCKDEFTALIQAFQSTEEWAFEILDASSKIQSGIMTGNIRDLGMYDECLQASGHYDNISVRGKYCTVRIRQRSNAIRAAKTDINVGIISSICAPSSCSDFQIEELVKSFLGNTSENSYIGIEIEGVNCVQPTSEDFTTGEILTIILLTAIAQFVIFCTICDFLKRRGYGGSSTLIDTLSKFSLYINGRALLSTEVKPQMMPSIPGIRFLGMCWIVLGHRYVSTLLNPTINIKDIFVWMDLWSSVHVQIAVFVVDTFFVISGFLLAYTFLKSMKSGKKFNLAMMYFHRFVRLTPSVMVLVLFCAFLLHRIANGPIWNMMNYLVITPCQRNWWLNLLYVQNFVDKENICLLHTWYLAVDMQLFWISPVIVYPLYRWPKVGLGILGSFLVISIVTPAVILGVNRYSNGILEFTESVISMDYFYNYYILTYNRAFAYFVGIMLGYDVVTKKRKLTKVVNVSICWAISCIFVLFCGCATHVSYNSNYPYSVAREVVFAIFMRPFWSIATAWLIYACTQGYGGFLSSFLSLPIFLPLGRLTYNIYLVHMLIQWVKSFSTRVPGVFSDLRVFNEFCGDMVVSIAFAFILSVFIESPVIVLEKILMKNNQKSEQSSTLPQMSDNNGKAKEEDTMLNMTAA from the exons ATGTTGTCGTTTCGTGCCGGATGTGCGGCAGTTCTACTGTTCGCTTGTACGCAAAGCCTGGCTTCCGCGTCATTGAAAGACGATGGCAATAATACTATGGATATTATGGAATTTATCGAACAGTTTGGCACGCCCTTAAAAACTCGGTGGATGGCAATGATACCTTCGATTGTAAATTCGTCTGATACTTCTTGCAAGGACGAGTTCACGGCACTGATACAGGCATTCCAATCCACAGAGGAATGGGCGTTcgaaa TATTGGATGCTTCGTCGAAAATTCAGTCAGGAATCATGACGGGAAATATCAGGGATCTCGGGATGTACGACGAGTGCCTTCAAGCCAGCGGCCATTACGATAATATCAGTGTTCGTGGGAAGTATTGCACGGTGAGAATTCGGCAACGTTCCAATGCAATTAGAGCGGCGAAAACTGACATAAATGTGGGCATTATCTCATCAATTTGCGCCCCGTCTTCATGCAGTGATTTCCAAATTGAAGAGCTCGTAAAGTCCTTCCTCGGAAACACGTCTGAAAACAGTTACATCGGAATTGAAATTGAGGGGGTCAATTGCGTACAACCAACATCCGAAGATTTCACAACCGGAGAAATTTTGACGAT aattttgctCACTGCAATAGCCCAGTTCGTGATCTTCTGCACTATCTGTGATTTCTTGAAACGACGAGGGTATGGAGGATCGTCTACTCTGATCGACACCTTATCGAAATTCTCACTGTACATCAACGGGCGGGCTTTATTGAGTACCGAAGTAAAGCCCCAGATGATGCCCAGCATCCCGGGTATACGATTTTTGGGCATGTGTTGGATCGTCCTAGGTCATCGTTACGTTAGTACATTACTCAATCCAACAATAAACATCAAGGACATATTTGTA TGGATGGATTTGTGGTCCTCTGTGCACGTTCAAATTGCGGTTTTTGTCGTCGACACATTCTTCGTGATTAGCGGATTCTTGTTGGCTTACACATTTTTGAAGTCCATGAAATCgggaaagaaattcaatctgGCTATGATGTATTTTCACCGTTTTGTAAG ATTAACGCCAAGTGTAATGGTGCTCGTATTGTTTTGCGCATTTCTGCTACATCGTATTGCGAACGGTCCGATATGGAACATGATGAACTACCTGGTGATAACGCCTTGCCAACGGAATTGGTGGCTTAATTTACTCTACGTCCAGAACTTCGTAGACAAGGAAAATATC TGCTTGCTACACACTTGGTACCTGGCGGTTGACATGCAACTCTTTTGGATATCCCCAGTTATTGTGTATCCATTGTATCGCTGGCCGAAAGTTGGACTGGGAATACTGGGCAGCTTTCTCGTCATCTCAATAGTTACGCCAGCTGTGATTTTAGGTGTCAATCGTTATTCCAACGGAATTCTGGAGTTCACCGAAAG CGTAATATCGATGGACTACTTCTACAACTACTACATACTCACTTATAATCGAGCCTTCGCCTACTTCGTAGGAATTATGTTGGGCTACGATGTGGTGACTAAAAAGCGGAAGCTGACTAAGGTG GTTAACGTATCGATCTGCTGGGCCATCAGCTGTATTTTTGTACTATTTTGCGGGTGCGCTACTCATGTCAGCTACAATTCCAATTACCCGTACAGTGTAGCACGGGAAGTTGTGTTCGCTATTTTCATGCGTCCTTTCTGGTCGATTGCTACAGCTTGGTTAATTTATGCATGCACACAGGGCTACGGTG gtTTTCTTAGCAGTTTCTTATCACTGCCGATTTTCCTGCCATTGGGTCGGTTAACGTATAACATTTACTTGGTGCATATGTTGATTCAGTGGGTGAAGAGTTTTTCCACACGGGTACCTGGTGTCTTTTCAGACTTGAGGGTG TTCAACGAATTTTGCGGTGACATGGTGGTATCGATAGCATTTGCTTTCATCCTTAGTGTATTCATTGAATCTCCAGTTAttgtattggaaaaaattctcatgaAGAATAATCAGAAATCAGAACAATCCAGCACTCTCCCGCAAATGTCTGATAATAATGGGAAAGCGAAGGAGGAGGATACGATGCTAAACATGACGGCGGCCTAA
- the LOC107217962 gene encoding nose resistant to fluoxetine protein 6-like, with the protein MFSHLNLLLAVLFVTSIQSSSFASMDHGTDKSRVWVKRIVTSSRRPWIEGFKSVVQTSESSCADEVAVLIKAIESGQEWALQMLDASSSFQSGLMRGNFRDVGMYDECVEVNERYNNFSIRGKHCTVSLGSMSPTSPALDGMDYLRIFSSLCVPSACNETHVEQIINATIMNTPAISDLEFEVSKASCAQVGSDDLNAGEIYTIIFFSAVVVFMIACTICDIARRLRPTKASSSLDSLAKFSLYTNALAVLSTKVKPDTLRSVQGLRVLSMCWVILGHGFLTLFIRLVVNVFEIDEWLNSWTSLYIEAAPFAVDTFFLVSGFFTAYLLLKAMKSGRRINWPMLYLRRYIRLTTSLAVVMLFVSLLAHRVANGPLWNTLLNTGIQTCQENWWVNLLYLQNLVNVERSCLLHTWYLAADMQLFWISPIIVYPLHRWPKYGIRILGFFLLASIVTPPVVLALNGYSNRICTMRVDLGKAVVNDFYKFYMPTYNRAGAYFVGMLLGYDVVNKKRQLTKVNVSINWLITFVLLLFCACATHLNYSDNFAYNRVLEAVFALTLRPCWSIAMAWVIYACTHGYGGFVNRFLSLPLFLPLSRLSYSTYLLHFLIQSGRNAVARTPVAFSNSLIFYDYFADLALSLIVGFIFTLFFESPMVVLEKMFVKTKSESNRVTLVQGTNKELQVKEAGILKESTKED; encoded by the exons atgttttctcatcttaacTTACTCTTGGCGGTGCTGTTCGTCACTTCGATACAAAGTTCGAGCTTTGCATCTATGGATCATGGTACGGACAAAAGTAGGGTATGGGTTAAAAGGATTGTTACCTCTTCACGACGGCCATGGATAGAAGGTTTCAAATCAGTTGTCCAAACCTCTGAGTCTTCCTGTGCGGATGAAGTCGCGGTGTTGATAAAAGCCATCGAATCCGGCCAAGAATGGGCTTTGCAAA TGCTGGATGCCTCGTCGAGTTTTCAGTCGGGACTTATGAGAGGAAACTTTAGAGATGTCGGAATGTACGACGAGTGTGTCGAAGTCAATGAGCGATACAACAACTTCAGTATCCGGGGTAAGCACTGCACGGTTTCGCTCGGTTCGATGTCTCCCACGTCACCTGCGCTTGATGGTATGGATTATCTTCGTATTTTCTCATCGCTTTGTGTTCCATCGGCTTGCAATGAGACTCATgttgagcaaataattaatgcCACCATCATGAACACACCGGCTATCAGCGATCTAGAATTTGAAGTTAGTAAAGCGTCCTGTGCGCAAGTGGGATCTGATGATTTGAATGCTGGAGAAATTTACACGAT aatttttttctcggcTGTTGTCGTGTTTATGATTGCTTGTACCATCTGTGACATTGCGAGAAGACTTAGGCCGACAAAAGCATCTAGTTCATTGGATTCTTTGGCGAAATTCTCCCTCTATACCAATGCACTCGCTGTGTTAAGCACGAAAGTTAAACCTGATACGCTGAGATCGGTCCAAGGTCTCAGAGTTCTAAGTATGTGCTGGGTTATACTGGGTCATGGATTCCTTACTTTATTCATCAGGCTGGTTGTCAATGTATTCGAAATCGACGAA TGGTTGAATTCATGGACATCTTTGTACATTGAGGCGGCGCCATTTGCTGTCGACACCTTCTTTCTAGTGAGCGGATTTTTCACAGCTTACTTGCTTCTTAAAGCGATGAAATCGGGAAGGCGAATTAATTGGCCAATGCTCTACCTTCGTCGTTACATCAG ACTCACGACATCCTTAGCGGTCGTTATGTTGTTCGTTTCGTTACTTGCACATCGCGTTGCCAACGGCCCTCTATGGAACACTTTGCTTAATACAGGCATACAAACTTGCCAAGAAAATTGGTGGGTCAATTTATTGTACCTTCAAAACTTGGTGAATGTGGAACGATCG tGTTTACTGCACACCTGGTATTTGGCTGCCGACATGCAACTCTTTTGGATATCTCCAATTATTGTATATCCACTTCATCGCTGGCCAAAATATGGAATCCGAATACTTGGTTTCTTCCTTCTTGCCTCGATTGTCACACCACCCGTTGTTCTAGCTCTCAACGGTTACTCTAATAGAATATGCACCATGCGCGTGGATCTGGG AAAAGCGGTCGTGAATGACTTTTACAAGTTCTACATGCCGACTTACAACCGAGCCGGCGCCTACTTCGTAGGAATGCTTTTGGGTTACGACGTAGTGAATAAGAAGAGGCAGTTAACGAAG GTGAACGTATCGATCAACTGGCTTATAACCTTTGTTCTTCTCCTATTTTGCGCGTGCGCTACTCATCTTAACTACAGTGATAATTTTGCATATAACCGCGTATTGGAAGCTGTATTCGCCCTTACGTTACGTCCATGCTGGTCGATTGCCATGGCTTGGGTCATTTATGCATGTACTCACGGATATGGAG GTTTCGTAAACAGATTTTTGTCCTTGCCGCTCTTCTTGCCTCTTAGTCGGTTATCATATTCCACATATTTGCTGCATTTTTTGATTCAATCTGGAAGGAATGCTGTCGCACGGACTCCAGTGgcgttttcaaattctttaatt TTTTATGATTATTTTGCTGATTTGGCGCTTTCACTCATCGTGGGTTTTATCTTCACCTTATTCTTCGAATCTCCGATGGTTGTGCTGGAGAAAATGTTCGTTAAAACCAAATCAGAGTCTAACCGAGTTACCCTGGTACAAGGTACGAACAAGGAACTGCAGGTCAAGGAAGCAGGAATTCTAAAAGAATCGACAAAGGAGGACTGA